Proteins encoded by one window of Acuticoccus sp. MNP-M23:
- the rpoZ gene encoding DNA-directed RNA polymerase subunit omega: MARVTVEDCVDKVENRFELVLLAGHRARLISSGSPIQVDRDKDKNPVVALREIADQRIHPEDLKEELIHSLQKHTEVDEPEPEPVAAVTSGAPSEDGADTSFNSMSEEELLRAMETLVPPERTEEV, encoded by the coding sequence ATGGCGCGCGTGACTGTCGAAGATTGCGTCGACAAGGTCGAAAATCGTTTTGAGCTGGTGCTTCTTGCCGGCCACAGGGCACGTCTGATCTCGAGCGGTTCGCCGATCCAGGTCGATCGCGACAAGGATAAGAATCCTGTCGTGGCGTTGCGCGAGATTGCCGACCAACGCATTCATCCCGAGGATCTGAAAGAAGAGCTGATCCACTCCCTGCAAAAGCATACCGAAGTCGACGAGCCCGAGCCCGAGCCCGTTGCCGCCGTGACCTCCGGTGCCCCGTCCGAAGACGGCGCCGACACAAGCTTCAATTCCATGTCGGAGGAAGAGCTCCTGCGTGCCATGGAAACCCTGGTGCCGCCTGAGCGGACAGAGGAAGTCTGA
- a CDS encoding NYN domain-containing protein, with protein MFDPREKIALFIDGANLYSAARSLGFDIDYKRLLTEFGKKGYLLRAYYYTALAEDQEFSTLRPLIDWLDYNGYSVVTKPLKEFYDQSGRRKVKGNMDIELVIDAMELADQVDHVVLFSGDGDFRRLAEAVQRKGKKFSVVSSLQTQPPMIADDLRRQADNFIELNDLQAMIGRDPSERQARPERVVHVST; from the coding sequence ATGTTCGACCCGCGAGAAAAAATCGCTCTGTTCATTGACGGTGCCAATCTATACAGCGCCGCTCGGTCTCTAGGCTTCGATATCGACTATAAACGCCTCTTGACCGAGTTCGGCAAGAAGGGATACCTCCTGCGCGCCTATTATTACACTGCCCTCGCGGAAGATCAGGAATTCTCGACCTTGCGGCCGCTGATCGACTGGCTTGATTATAACGGCTATTCGGTCGTCACTAAACCGCTGAAGGAATTCTACGACCAGTCGGGCCGCCGGAAGGTCAAGGGCAACATGGACATCGAGCTCGTTATTGATGCCATGGAGCTGGCTGACCAGGTTGACCATGTGGTCCTCTTCTCCGGCGATGGCGATTTCCGCCGCCTGGCCGAGGCCGTTCAGCGCAAGGGGAAAAAATTCTCGGTGGTCTCTTCCCTGCAGACGCAGCCGCCGATGATTGCCGACGATCTGCGCCGTCAGGCTGACAATTTCATCGAGCTGAACGATCTGCAGGCGATGATCGGCCGCGACCCGTCCGAGCGGCAGGCTCGTCCCGAGCGCGTCGTCCACGTCTCCACCTGA
- a CDS encoding uracil-DNA glycosylase — MADHKALTALDPPRDCPLCPRLVEYRLAQREAVPDGFNAPVPTFWPVDAPQLLVVGLAPGVSGANRTGRPFTGDFAGEILYNALISHGFARGVFRARPDDGLELCGAAVTNAVRCVPPKNKPTGPEINTCRPFLAETISAVAGTRVILALGRIAHDTVLRTLGLKLSAYKFGHGAVHRPGSVIVADSYHPSRYNVNTRVLTPEMFDTVIANVRRLVDDGA; from the coding sequence ATGGCTGACCACAAGGCGCTGACCGCGCTCGACCCGCCGCGCGACTGCCCCCTGTGCCCCCGATTGGTGGAATATCGCCTCGCCCAGCGGGAGGCCGTGCCGGACGGCTTTAATGCGCCGGTTCCCACCTTCTGGCCAGTTGACGCGCCGCAGCTTCTTGTTGTGGGGCTCGCGCCCGGCGTTTCGGGTGCCAACCGCACCGGCCGCCCCTTCACCGGCGACTTTGCCGGAGAGATTCTTTACAACGCATTGATTTCGCACGGCTTTGCCCGCGGCGTCTTCCGCGCCCGGCCTGACGACGGGCTGGAGCTTTGCGGTGCCGCCGTCACCAATGCGGTGCGCTGCGTGCCGCCGAAGAACAAGCCCACCGGGCCGGAAATCAACACCTGCCGCCCCTTTCTCGCCGAGACCATCAGCGCGGTGGCGGGCACCCGCGTCATTCTGGCGCTGGGGCGCATTGCGCACGACACGGTGCTGCGCACGCTGGGGCTGAAACTGTCGGCCTACAAGTTCGGGCATGGCGCGGTGCACCGGCCGGGCTCTGTCATCGTCGCCGACAGCTACCACCCTTCCCGCTACAACGTGAACACCCGCGTCCTGACGCCTGAGATGTTCGACACCGTGATTGCGAACGTCCGCCGCCTCGTCGACGACGGCGCCTGA
- a CDS encoding polysaccharide biosynthesis/export family protein, with translation MPSSGPLRKDIDTLDNPNFKKPSHLVIDVDEKVTNITGQYQPPGFSSFFKVQDGSTAIRLQVGDQVKVNIFEAGADGLFSSSTAKATQIEAVIDESGRIFVPYVGAVRASGLAPAALRSTIEASLADKAIQPQVQVLVGQSLANSATVLGKVNDPGPKPVSVAGLRVLDLIAAAGGTTGETYESQVTLRRGNTVATANLEDLFDVPKDNVSVRPGDTVLVSDVTRTFTVMGATNTKEEFKFEARRVTLAEAIARAGGLDDKLADAMGVYIFRFEPDFIAKALDERAVTTAEGSLVPTIYQINLKDPRSFFLMKQFELRDDDILYVANHPSAQLGKFLEIVSPIINTATTVATLTTRFK, from the coding sequence TTGCCCTCAAGCGGCCCGCTGCGCAAAGACATAGACACGCTCGACAACCCGAATTTCAAGAAACCGTCGCACCTTGTCATTGATGTTGATGAGAAGGTCACCAACATCACCGGCCAGTACCAGCCGCCGGGGTTCTCGTCCTTCTTCAAGGTGCAGGACGGCAGCACGGCAATCCGGCTGCAGGTCGGCGACCAGGTCAAGGTCAACATCTTTGAAGCGGGGGCGGACGGTCTGTTCTCCTCCTCCACGGCCAAGGCCACACAGATTGAAGCGGTGATCGACGAGAGCGGCCGCATCTTCGTTCCCTATGTGGGCGCGGTCCGGGCCTCCGGTCTTGCGCCGGCTGCGCTGCGCAGCACCATTGAGGCATCGCTTGCCGACAAGGCGATCCAGCCGCAGGTGCAGGTGCTGGTCGGCCAGAGCCTTGCCAACTCCGCCACCGTGCTCGGCAAGGTGAACGATCCGGGTCCCAAGCCGGTCAGCGTCGCGGGCCTTCGTGTCCTCGATCTGATTGCGGCAGCTGGCGGCACCACCGGCGAGACCTACGAGTCGCAGGTGACACTGCGCCGCGGCAACACGGTCGCCACCGCCAACCTCGAAGACCTGTTCGACGTGCCCAAGGACAACGTCTCGGTTCGTCCGGGTGATACCGTTCTCGTCAGCGACGTGACGCGCACCTTCACCGTCATGGGGGCCACCAACACCAAGGAAGAGTTCAAGTTCGAGGCACGCCGCGTCACCCTGGCCGAGGCGATTGCCCGTGCCGGCGGTCTGGACGACAAGCTGGCCGATGCCATGGGCGTCTACATCTTCCGCTTCGAGCCGGACTTCATCGCCAAGGCGCTGGACGAGCGCGCCGTCACCACAGCCGAAGGCTCGCTGGTGCCGACGATCTACCAGATCAACCTCAAGGACCCGCGCTCCTTCTTCCTGATGAAGCAGTTCGAACTGCGCGACGACGACATCCTCTACGTGGCAAACCACCCGTCTGCCCAGCTCGGCAAGTTCCTGGAGATCGTGTCGCCAATCATCAACACGGCCACCACGGTCGCGACCCTCACCACGCGCTTCAAGTAG
- a CDS encoding ATP-binding cassette domain-containing protein encodes MSQATVVSFEDAMRDRDGGASEQRVVTEEDLLARQTRIHINRCHAALDKVDVTMQLKTQRINVFHNLSVGFPKGRKMVMFGHEGSGRGTIMDILQQRQAPDRGKVHVKSNISWPVGSLAFADPRVTLRDNTLFISHVLGLSTEATIAATLSFLELEPKALKEPFKSLQLIPRRRYGYLIALLCDFDLLLFNGPFKPHTLKLDEERGEELKTRLLSKDYLMSIDSRRLVPENANLAYILYEGRLYHFDDVEEAATIFEALPPPQNAPVSSKGESDDAFDEEDNGEVLF; translated from the coding sequence ATGAGTCAGGCGACGGTCGTCTCCTTTGAGGACGCGATGCGCGACCGCGATGGCGGTGCGAGCGAGCAACGTGTCGTCACCGAAGAGGACCTGCTTGCCCGGCAGACCCGCATCCACATCAACCGCTGCCATGCCGCGCTCGACAAGGTCGACGTCACGATGCAGCTCAAGACCCAGCGCATCAACGTCTTCCACAACCTTTCGGTCGGGTTCCCGAAGGGGCGGAAGATGGTGATGTTCGGGCACGAAGGCTCGGGCCGCGGGACCATCATGGATATTCTCCAGCAGCGTCAGGCGCCCGATCGCGGGAAGGTTCACGTCAAGTCGAACATTTCATGGCCGGTGGGGTCGCTGGCCTTTGCCGACCCGCGGGTGACGCTGCGGGACAACACCTTGTTCATTTCCCACGTCCTCGGCTTGTCCACCGAGGCAACTATTGCCGCCACGCTGAGTTTTCTGGAGCTGGAACCCAAAGCTCTCAAGGAGCCGTTCAAGTCCTTGCAGCTGATCCCCCGGCGGCGCTATGGCTATCTCATCGCGCTCCTGTGCGACTTCGATCTGCTTCTGTTCAATGGCCCCTTCAAGCCGCACACATTGAAGCTTGACGAAGAGAGAGGCGAGGAACTGAAGACGCGTCTTTTATCGAAAGACTATCTCATGTCGATTGATAGCAGGCGCCTGGTTCCTGAGAACGCGAATCTGGCTTACATCCTTTATGAAGGCCGTCTGTACCATTTCGACGATGTGGAGGAAGCCGCAACGATCTTCGAAGCGTTGCCGCCGCCCCAGAATGCCCCAGTCAGCAGTAAAGGCGAATCCGATGACGCGTTCGACGAGGAAGACAACGGGGAAGTTCTCTTTTAG
- a CDS encoding ketopantoate reductase family protein, which translates to MKILVMGAGAVGGYFGARLQAAGEDVTLVARGAHLEAIRKNGIRLESGLGNLTQPIAATDTPADAGPADIVMFLVKLYDTAEAVEAIRPVVGAGTVVIPFQNGISARGALTEAFGVARVGGGVAYIGAEVEAPGVVRHSSSFARVVFGPFAATARAPLAALSAAFGRSGAEHALVDDINRQIWEKFIFLSAFSAITCLTRLPIGPVLADPASRELFRAAMAETLAVAMLHEPSVDPGIVEARMEMLSAPGSAGMKSSMLFDLERGRRLEVAELSGKVVALGADAGIPTPVHRAAFAALSPWRSGNPLAG; encoded by the coding sequence GTGAAGATTCTGGTGATGGGGGCGGGCGCCGTCGGCGGCTATTTCGGCGCACGCCTGCAGGCGGCCGGCGAAGACGTGACGCTGGTGGCCCGCGGGGCGCATCTGGAGGCCATCCGTAAAAACGGCATCCGGCTGGAAAGCGGGCTTGGCAATCTCACCCAGCCCATTGCCGCCACCGATACGCCGGCAGACGCGGGGCCGGCCGATATCGTGATGTTTCTCGTCAAGCTCTACGACACGGCGGAGGCGGTTGAGGCCATCCGCCCGGTGGTGGGCGCCGGCACGGTGGTGATCCCGTTCCAGAACGGCATCTCGGCCCGCGGGGCGCTGACCGAGGCGTTCGGCGTGGCGCGGGTCGGCGGCGGCGTTGCCTATATCGGCGCCGAAGTGGAGGCGCCAGGGGTGGTGCGGCACAGCTCCAGCTTTGCACGGGTGGTGTTCGGCCCCTTCGCGGCAACGGCGCGCGCGCCACTTGCTGCACTGTCCGCTGCATTTGGCCGGTCCGGTGCCGAGCATGCCCTGGTGGACGACATCAACCGGCAGATCTGGGAGAAATTCATTTTCCTCTCCGCCTTTTCCGCAATCACCTGTCTGACCCGGCTGCCCATCGGCCCCGTTCTGGCCGACCCGGCATCGCGCGAGTTGTTCCGCGCCGCAATGGCGGAGACCCTTGCCGTTGCCATGCTGCACGAACCCTCGGTGGACCCCGGCATTGTGGAGGCTCGGATGGAGATGCTGTCCGCGCCCGGCAGCGCGGGGATGAAGTCGTCCATGTTGTTTGACCTGGAGCGCGGCCGGCGGTTGGAGGTTGCCGAGTTGTCCGGCAAGGTGGTGGCGCTTGGCGCGGATGCCGGCATTCCAACACCGGTGCACCGGGCCGCCTTTGCCGCCCTCAGCCCGTGGCGCAGCGGCAATCCGCTCGCTGGCTGA
- the paaG gene encoding 2-(1,2-epoxy-1,2-dihydrophenyl)acetyl-CoA isomerase PaaG yields the protein MDAVLCERRGAVLLLTLNRPERLNAFNEAMHKALADGLALAEGDKGIRAVVLTGAGRGFCAGQDLADRALGEGAAPPDLGETVDRLYNPLVRRIRALPVPVVVAVNGVAAGAGLNVALACDIVLAARSSVFLQPFANLGLVPDAGGTFTLPRIVGTVRARAMAMLAEKIDAETAERWGLVYRVYEDERLMEAAMATAARLAALPTDGLAAMKRAFDAGAANTLDKQLDLERDLQQAQGRHPDYAEGVTAFLAKRPPVFKGRR from the coding sequence ATGGACGCGGTTCTTTGCGAACGCCGCGGCGCCGTTCTGCTGTTGACGCTGAACCGGCCCGAAAGGCTGAACGCTTTCAACGAGGCGATGCACAAGGCGCTCGCCGATGGCCTTGCATTGGCCGAGGGCGACAAAGGCATCCGCGCCGTGGTGCTCACCGGGGCGGGACGTGGCTTTTGCGCCGGTCAGGATCTCGCTGACAGGGCCTTGGGCGAAGGGGCCGCGCCGCCCGATCTCGGTGAGACCGTGGACCGGCTCTACAACCCGCTTGTTCGCCGCATCCGGGCCTTGCCCGTGCCGGTGGTGGTGGCGGTGAACGGGGTCGCCGCAGGCGCCGGGCTCAACGTGGCGCTGGCATGCGATATCGTGCTTGCCGCGCGCTCATCGGTGTTTCTTCAGCCGTTCGCCAATCTCGGTCTGGTGCCGGACGCCGGGGGCACGTTCACCCTGCCCCGCATTGTCGGCACGGTGCGCGCACGCGCCATGGCAATGCTGGCCGAGAAGATCGACGCCGAAACGGCGGAGCGCTGGGGCCTCGTCTACCGCGTGTACGAAGACGAGCGGCTGATGGAGGCGGCCATGGCCACTGCCGCGCGGCTGGCCGCCCTCCCCACCGACGGACTGGCCGCCATGAAGCGTGCATTCGATGCCGGCGCCGCCAATACGCTGGATAAACAGCTGGACCTTGAGCGAGACTTGCAACAGGCACAGGGGCGACACCCGGACTACGCCGAAGGGGTGACGGCCTTCCTCGCCAAAAGGCCGCCGGTTTTCAAGGGACGCCGGTAG
- a CDS encoding EAL domain-containing protein produces MANPMQKSDFGKTADILQFVTAGPDEHRSCMVNRALDVMRHHLNMDVAYINEVRDDHTIARYVNAEPGAPAPTIGEPRPARDGYCRAMLDGNLPGLIPNTADVPFAQSLDVTHAFPVAAYVAAPLHLQDGSLYGTFCCVSRHPNETLNDRDHAMLKAFCDLASYQITQDLNDGLAVRNARARVSAVLAAPEKLTVALQPIWGIQHARPFAVEVLSRFEDGPYRTPDLWFADAELAGMRAELELLALRRGLETLYIVPEAVSVSINVSPDTAMLPGFADALEGRPLHRIILELTEHSPVSDYPALRDALAPLRKQGVALAVDDAGGGYASLSHILQLKPDIIKADISLTRNIHRDKAAQSLMSALAGFAQATGSKMVAEGVENAKELSQLQRLGVGFAQGYHLGRPVNPANLPDTLGRGAAAIYPPPDNVAGVRLEPEIGAFYEPRTKSAAPRSMNDETMRAPANAA; encoded by the coding sequence ATGGCCAACCCCATGCAAAAGAGTGATTTTGGCAAGACCGCCGATATTCTGCAGTTCGTCACCGCAGGCCCGGACGAACATCGCAGCTGCATGGTCAACCGCGCGCTGGACGTGATGCGTCACCATCTCAACATGGACGTGGCGTACATCAACGAAGTCCGGGACGACCACACCATCGCGCGCTACGTCAACGCCGAGCCCGGCGCCCCGGCTCCCACGATCGGAGAACCGAGGCCCGCCAGAGACGGCTACTGCAGGGCGATGCTGGACGGGAACCTGCCCGGCCTCATTCCCAACACCGCCGACGTGCCGTTTGCGCAGTCTCTTGACGTGACTCACGCTTTCCCTGTCGCCGCCTATGTGGCCGCGCCGCTGCACCTGCAGGACGGCAGCCTCTACGGCACGTTCTGCTGCGTTTCCAGACATCCGAATGAAACCCTGAACGACCGCGACCACGCAATGCTCAAGGCGTTCTGCGACCTTGCCTCCTACCAGATCACCCAGGACCTGAATGACGGGCTGGCTGTGCGGAACGCGCGGGCGCGCGTCAGCGCAGTGCTCGCCGCGCCGGAGAAGCTGACCGTTGCGCTACAGCCGATCTGGGGCATCCAGCATGCCAGACCGTTTGCGGTGGAGGTCCTCTCGCGCTTCGAGGACGGACCCTATCGCACGCCCGACCTGTGGTTTGCCGACGCAGAGCTGGCCGGCATGCGCGCCGAACTCGAATTGCTGGCCCTGCGCAGGGGGCTTGAGACGCTGTACATCGTGCCGGAGGCCGTTTCGGTCTCGATCAACGTATCGCCGGACACGGCGATGCTTCCGGGATTTGCCGATGCGCTGGAGGGGCGGCCGCTGCACCGGATCATCCTGGAGCTGACCGAACACAGCCCTGTGAGTGACTACCCTGCCTTGCGCGATGCGTTGGCGCCGCTGCGCAAGCAGGGCGTCGCTCTCGCCGTGGACGACGCGGGGGGTGGCTATGCAAGCCTCAGCCACATTCTTCAGCTAAAGCCGGACATCATCAAGGCCGACATTTCGCTGACGCGGAACATCCACCGCGACAAGGCTGCACAGTCGCTGATGTCAGCGCTGGCGGGATTTGCGCAAGCCACAGGCAGCAAAATGGTGGCCGAGGGCGTCGAGAATGCAAAGGAGCTGTCCCAGCTTCAGCGCCTTGGGGTCGGGTTTGCGCAGGGCTACCATCTTGGCCGCCCGGTCAACCCCGCCAACCTGCCCGATACGCTGGGCCGTGGCGCTGCCGCAATCTACCCGCCGCCGGACAATGTGGCAGGCGTGCGGCTGGAGCCCGAGATCGGCGCGTTCTACGAGCCGCGGACCAAGTCCGCTGCACCGCGGTCCATGAACGACGAGACGATGCGCGCGCCCGCCAACGCGGCCTGA
- the dprA gene encoding DNA-processing protein DprA, with the protein MNPQQAPRGAQAEADWLRLIRSENVGPATFWGLLKRHGSAAAALEALPEIASRAGLKRPIVRATADEVTRERARAERLGVGYLFLGAPGYPERLARIHAPPPVITVRGDTAVLSRAPLGVVGARKASAAGCTLSARFAEAFGAAGRTVVSGLALGIDAAAHRAALPFGTVAVVAGGVDRPTPEEHIALADEIIASGGAVVSEMPLGFNPRARDYPRRNRLIAGLSDGVVVIEAAHNSGSLHTARYAADENRELFAVPGSPLDPRAAGCLQLLQSGAGMAVTARDVLDGVARWDPPEPRFPGFADDADQPLPPAAMERVAASLSLTPVTADDLIRQTGLSAGAVMAALVELQVAGRAEEDVDGTVRAISPA; encoded by the coding sequence GTGAACCCCCAGCAGGCCCCGCGCGGTGCGCAGGCGGAAGCGGACTGGCTCCGTCTCATCCGTTCGGAGAATGTCGGCCCTGCCACGTTCTGGGGTCTGCTCAAGCGCCACGGGTCGGCGGCTGCGGCGCTGGAAGCGCTGCCGGAAATTGCGTCGCGCGCAGGCTTGAAGCGGCCCATCGTCCGCGCCACTGCCGATGAGGTGACACGCGAGCGGGCGCGGGCCGAACGGCTCGGCGTCGGATATCTCTTTCTTGGTGCGCCGGGCTACCCGGAGCGGCTGGCGCGCATTCATGCGCCGCCGCCCGTGATTACGGTGCGCGGCGACACGGCGGTGCTGTCGCGCGCGCCGCTCGGCGTTGTGGGGGCGCGCAAGGCGTCCGCGGCGGGATGTACGCTGTCGGCGCGTTTTGCCGAGGCGTTCGGTGCGGCAGGGCGCACGGTGGTTTCGGGCCTGGCGCTGGGCATTGATGCGGCCGCGCACCGGGCTGCGCTGCCGTTCGGCACGGTGGCGGTTGTGGCCGGCGGCGTCGACCGGCCGACACCGGAAGAGCACATCGCGCTGGCAGACGAGATCATCGCGAGCGGCGGGGCGGTGGTGTCCGAAATGCCGCTCGGGTTCAACCCGCGGGCGCGGGACTACCCGCGGCGCAACAGGTTGATTGCGGGCCTCAGCGATGGCGTGGTGGTGATTGAGGCGGCACACAATTCCGGGTCGCTGCACACCGCGCGCTATGCCGCCGACGAGAACCGCGAGCTGTTTGCCGTGCCGGGGTCGCCGCTCGATCCGCGTGCGGCGGGGTGCCTTCAGCTCCTGCAATCGGGGGCGGGCATGGCCGTCACGGCGCGGGACGTGCTGGACGGTGTGGCGCGCTGGGACCCGCCCGAGCCGCGTTTTCCGGGTTTTGCAGATGATGCCGATCAGCCTTTGCCGCCGGCTGCCATGGAGCGGGTCGCGGCCAGCCTGTCGCTGACCCCGGTCACGGCCGACGACCTTATCCGCCAGACGGGACTGTCCGCCGGGGCGGTGATGGCAGCCCTTGTCGAACTCCAGGTGGCCGGGCGCGCCGAGGAAGATGTCGACGGCACCGTTCGCGCCATCTCGCCGGCCTGA
- the plsY gene encoding glycerol-3-phosphate 1-O-acyltransferase PlsY yields the protein MPDPISWAAVWPYFLAVFVLAYLMGAVPFGLLITRIAGLGDVRKIGSGNIGATNVLRTGRKDLAAATLFLDGAKGAVAVLVAARFGGPDFAVTAALGAFLGHLYPVWLGFRGGKGVATYLGCLVAAVPLAGLAFAAVWLATAFIFRFSSLAALVAALVTPFVLVGLDEYQFAEVFGLLTALLWFKHTPNIRRLLSGSESRIGKKS from the coding sequence ATGCCCGATCCGATCAGCTGGGCGGCGGTCTGGCCCTACTTTCTTGCGGTTTTCGTGCTCGCTTACCTGATGGGGGCGGTCCCCTTCGGCCTGCTGATCACCAGAATTGCCGGGTTGGGGGACGTGCGCAAGATCGGTTCCGGCAATATCGGCGCGACAAATGTCTTGCGCACCGGCCGCAAAGATCTTGCCGCTGCCACGCTTTTTCTTGATGGCGCGAAGGGGGCGGTCGCGGTTCTGGTCGCAGCCCGGTTTGGCGGGCCCGACTTTGCGGTGACGGCGGCGCTCGGCGCGTTTCTGGGCCATCTTTACCCGGTCTGGCTGGGCTTTCGCGGCGGCAAGGGTGTGGCCACCTACCTCGGCTGCCTTGTGGCGGCCGTGCCTCTTGCGGGGCTGGCGTTTGCCGCCGTGTGGCTTGCCACTGCGTTCATCTTCCGCTTCTCGTCGCTGGCTGCGCTGGTGGCAGCGCTCGTCACGCCATTCGTGCTGGTGGGGCTCGATGAATACCAGTTTGCCGAGGTTTTTGGCCTCCTGACGGCATTGTTGTGGTTCAAGCACACGCCCAACATCCGGCGCCTGCTGTCGGGCAGCGAGAGCCGGATCGGCAAGAAGTCGTGA
- a CDS encoding acyl-CoA dehydrogenase family protein, translated as MALRRVDDTPASPVMRPAEYAGHNAFASDPVLTACMDATLDDRTEEELRTLGTYWGSVDAQEVARLATTNGPKLRREDIEGRRIDQVEMHPAYHALMNRSVTSGLLSSAWEDGDGTRQHRLRASTLYLTASCERGHLAPVCASHAAIASLAYAPELEAELFPLLASRRYDRRPIPVSEKEGAILTLAISERDHAGEHGAIRSRGELTAGDGIRITGEKAAVCAPGADLLLVLVKTADGPTAAIVPRYAPENADTIAIEQMLSPGGLEAQALANLRFEGARGRTIGDPGRGLQVLRDVRTLTQLDSAVIAAGSVRTAVGRAAHYLRTRFFDGQALIADPLNERLLADLALTSAAQTALSLRLAAAFDRAFERDGDHAVARVLTPATKIYVLKTAGAVAMEARELMGTAALSQTHPAARVAPDLGVFATWDGASNDAAHDLISLIARDESVLADALDELGTELGTQNADLIDRTMILGREAVANPGLARAFADQLAMVGAAAAMRANLPRVVSDAFVAARLRGGYTAQYGALDSRFDAAAIIDFTVPED; from the coding sequence GTGGCTCTTCGCCGCGTGGACGATACGCCTGCGTCGCCCGTCATGCGACCGGCAGAGTATGCAGGGCACAACGCCTTCGCATCCGATCCCGTGCTGACCGCCTGCATGGATGCTACCCTCGACGACCGGACCGAGGAAGAGCTGCGCACCCTTGGCACCTATTGGGGCTCGGTCGATGCGCAGGAGGTGGCGCGCCTCGCCACCACCAATGGCCCGAAGCTCCGCCGGGAGGACATCGAAGGCCGCCGCATCGACCAGGTGGAGATGCACCCCGCCTATCACGCTCTGATGAACCGCAGTGTGACATCCGGCCTCCTGTCCTCTGCGTGGGAGGACGGCGACGGCACGCGCCAGCACCGCCTGCGCGCATCCACCCTCTACCTCACCGCCTCCTGCGAGCGGGGCCACCTTGCCCCGGTGTGCGCATCCCATGCGGCCATTGCCTCCCTCGCCTACGCGCCGGAGCTGGAGGCCGAACTCTTTCCCCTCCTTGCCTCACGCCGGTACGATCGTCGCCCGATTCCCGTGTCGGAGAAGGAAGGCGCAATCCTGACGCTGGCGATCTCGGAGCGGGACCACGCCGGAGAGCATGGCGCCATCCGCAGCCGCGGCGAGCTTACCGCTGGCGACGGCATCCGGATCACCGGCGAGAAAGCCGCAGTCTGCGCACCCGGCGCCGACCTGTTGCTGGTGCTGGTGAAAACCGCCGATGGCCCCACCGCCGCCATCGTGCCGCGCTATGCACCCGAAAACGCCGACACAATCGCCATCGAGCAGATGCTCAGCCCTGGCGGGCTGGAAGCGCAGGCGCTGGCCAACCTCCGCTTCGAGGGAGCGCGCGGCCGCACCATCGGCGATCCAGGCCGCGGCCTGCAGGTCCTGCGCGACGTGCGCACCCTCACCCAGCTCGACAGCGCGGTGATTGCGGCAGGCTCCGTGCGGACTGCCGTCGGCCGCGCCGCGCACTATCTGCGCACCCGCTTCTTCGACGGTCAGGCGCTGATTGCCGATCCGCTGAACGAGCGCCTGCTGGCGGACCTTGCCCTCACCAGCGCCGCGCAGACCGCGCTTTCCCTGCGCCTCGCCGCGGCGTTCGACCGTGCCTTCGAGCGCGATGGCGACCATGCCGTGGCCCGCGTTCTCACGCCCGCCACCAAGATCTACGTGCTGAAGACAGCCGGCGCCGTTGCCATGGAAGCACGCGAGCTGATGGGCACCGCTGCCCTGTCGCAGACCCACCCCGCGGCACGCGTTGCGCCCGATCTTGGCGTGTTTGCCACCTGGGACGGTGCCAGCAACGATGCCGCGCACGACCTGATCAGCCTCATTGCCCGCGACGAAAGCGTTCTTGCCGATGCGCTGGACGAGCTCGGCACCGAGCTTGGCACCCAGAATGCCGACCTCATCGACCGCACCATGATCCTGGGCCGCGAGGCTGTCGCCAATCCGGGTCTCGCCCGCGCCTTTGCCGACCAGCTGGCCATGGTGGGCGCGGCGGCGGCAATGCGGGCGAACCTGCCGCGGGTGGTGTCGGACGCATTTGTCGCTGCCCGCCTGCGCGGCGGCTACACCGCGCAATATGGCGCACTCGACAGCCGGTTCGACGCAGCCGCCATCATCGACTTCACCGTCCCGGAAGACTGA